The Pseudomonadota bacterium genomic interval ATGCGATGTTAGGAACTGAGAGTCCGGATTAGCGCGCCCAATACCCGGAGCACTGCTATCTGTATGCGCTGATATTGCTCCCGAGTTTACAGTGACAGTATTCACCAGACACATGCTCCTCGCGGGGGGTTTATTTAAGCGGCCTTTTCGGCTGCCTTTCCAGTCCTCGGTTTGCTGTCTTTCGGCAAGCCTGCCTTGAACGCGATGTACGGTGTTTTTCCTTCCATCATTCTTTCCTGGTGAGGCCGCTTGGTGTTGTAGTGGACGAGGTAGGCATCCGAGTCAGTCTGCATTTTCTCAACGCTCCCATACTGTCGACATCTCGTAAGCTTCTCCGTCAAGTCGACAACTGAAACGTAGAGACTTGGGGCTCGCCAGTGCGCCACCACGGAGCTTGCTTATAGCAGCCTGATTTTCTACCAATGAGCTTTGTGGGAAATGGGAGGATTACAGCGTGATCACACGAATCATATTATGCTGTTATCTAAATGTAACTGGAAAAAGAGCAAGATATGGATATGAAATCTACTACACACTTCATTTTTCTGCTTGGTTTGGCGTTCGCGGTTCCCGTAGGGGCGTCGGCAAGCACCTGTGAGGAGCATTCGAATAAATCTGCCTGTCTAGAGCCGTTACAAGAATCGCCGAATAATCCGAACTCCATGACACATTGGGCGATAAAGTTCGACTATGACACAGACGGCTGCTTGCCTTCAGCGGCAATAGATCCAAAGGGACAGTTGAACCCGGGGACTAACAATACAGGAGCCCTGAATGGGGAATGTGCGTATGAAGATCAGATTACATATGCAAATACCTATTACCGTGGGTTCTGTATCGACGCCGATGAGGTAGTGAATAAGTACTGTGCCCACATGTACGCACAGTATTTTGTGAAGGATCAAACCACTCCGGGGAATCTCGTGGGGCCTGCCGGTGGACACCGCCACGACTGGGAATTTGGTATGTCGTGGGACACCCTTAATGATAAGGAGGCTCGCGTTCTTACCCACGCAACTGTTAGTGCGCATGGTAAAACCACGACTAAGTCAGTAGATGATATCTACCACGAAAAAGACGCCCAAAGAGGGGATCATCCCTACCTTGTGTACCATAAAGATGGGGCCAGTACCCATTCCATGCGGTTTGCAAAGACGAAAGATTGCAAATCAGGGGATAAGTCCAACCCGCAACCCTGTAAGCTCAATGAAAAGCCTGAGAATCCAACCAAGCAATGGGTGACGGCCACTCTGGTGAATTGGTTCACCATGGTGGGAAATGCCGGCGTGACTAATACTGACTTAACTCGGGATTTGACACAGGCTGATTTTGGATCTGCGATAGTGCCTATGAAAGACGAAACGTTCATTAAGAATGTTATGCAGTCCGTACCGGAGGGTTACCCCAATCCGGATGAATGGCAGCGGCAGTTCAATTGTGGCTTGGGTAAGTGTTAGGTGAATGCCTTGTAATCATGTCAGAGATGGGCGCTTCGGCGTGCATAACAGTCGCATACAGTGGAGCAACCTTCGCTCCGCTACGTTTACCTCCTGATACGGGCGTTATATGTCTATCGGAGTGCTAAGTTGTCAAAGGTCACGTTACAAGGATATATCGTCGTATCAGATGACGATTTGGCTGCGGTTCAGGCTGAGCTTCTGAAGCATATTGAGCTGACTCGAAAGGAAGAAGGTTGTTTGGTTTTCCGAGTGACCCAAGACAAAGAAAACAAAAATACATTCACTGTCTACGAGGAGTTTGTTAACCGCGAGGCATTTGAGTCGCATCAACAGCGAGTCAAACGTTCACAGTGGGGTGAGATCACAGCAAATGTTGAAAGGCATTATCAAATAAGCGAAAGTCGCTAATCTTTATGGCCGCACATAACAAGCACATCAATAATCGCTCCACTGGACGTCGCTGACGCGTGCCGCCTATCAAGTCGCTCAACACAGGCCATGCGTGCCGAGGCTTTCCAAGGCTACGACGGGCATTGCCGGTTAGCTCGGCGTTGGGCGTCATGACAATCGACATCGTCTACCTTGCTGACCACATTCAGCACGTTGCGGAACTGTCCCGGCTCCACCAAGCTGAATGGGGGCACTTATCCCCACAGATTGATTTGGAGACGAGGGTGACCCGGCTTACTGAGGCAGCCGGAAAGTCTGGTGTTCCGACCATATTCATTGCTGTTGAGGGGCCCGGTCTTATTGGGTCCGCCGCGTTGGTGAAAAGTGACATGAGGGAACGGCCGGAGCTGTCGCCTTGGCTGGCGGCCGTATACGTGAAGCCGGAGCGCAGACGCAACGGTATCGCGTCTGCGCTCATCGCACGTGTTGAGACCGAAGCCACCTCGCTGGGGGTGGAAAAGCTGTATCTCGTCACCGAACATCAAGAGCAGTTCTACGAACACAGGGGCTGGGATTTGATGGAGCATGCCGATCACGATGGCATCCCCGTCGCGATAATGAAGAAGCGGTTATTTGCGGGCGAAATTGGGGGCTAAGCAGTCGTGATTGAGTGCCGTGGCGAGATGCCCCAACAATGGATTGCAGCGCACGTCTGACTCGCTGCACAAATCAGGTTCTCTCCGTCTACGCGCTCCGGCACGTGCTGAACACAGGCTTTAGGAAAATGAATAAGTCACTTGTGGCTATCACAGTTCTCATACTCGCACTTGTCGGTACCAACGCGTTTTGGGTCTACGCTGTTGTGGATTGCGGTGTTAGCGGCACGTATCTACAAGATTCCTATCAAAACGCCAAATCCGCCGCTTTTCAGGCGATGGCGGTTATTCCCGTCGTATCCGATCCTAATGCATCAAGGGAAACCGTGATTGCGGCAGCTGTAAATGCTTCTTCTTGGCCAACGGAAGAGCCCTTTGAAAAAGACGGCTTTGTTTGGGTGGGCTCAATTGGTTTGAAATTCGATCCGTCCGGTCGCGTAATCGAGGTCAGGCCGCTCGTGCAGCCGCTGTGAGCGTTATCGCTAAGCCAGGTATTGGGTCTTCGCGTCGTAAATCGTTCCAGAGAACGCCAAAGCGGCGCTCCGGCGCCGCTGAACTCAAGCGTCATTCTTCGTGGAGATATGAACGAATTTCTATGGAGCAGGGGGGCGGCTCAGTCCGCCATTAAGCCGCCGGAGGTTATCTCGTCAAGAGCATAGAACCTGCCTCTTGGTGGAGCTTGCCAGAACACTGCGTAATGCCTTCATGAGAGAAACAGGCATGTGGCTGGACCGTATTGTGTCCGGTCCAGCCACCGCATTCTCCCTGTTTCCAGCAGGTGTTAGTCGGTGCTTTGGTTCCACAAGCTGATGAGGACCATTGTGTCGTTAAAGTCCTGGTCACCGATGCCGGGTGGGGTGTCGTTTGCGCCCACGTAAATGACCTGTCCCGCTTCGTTACCGTCGGGATTCGTCACCGGAATGGTTTGGTTGACGATGAGCACCGGCGAGCGCTGGAACGCGCCTGCTGAGTTACTTCTTTCAACAAAAATGTTGAAGGTATAGGTATCACCCGGTGCGTAGGCCAAGTGTTGAAGACTCAGCAGGAACTGCGTGCCAAAAGGCTCGCTGGTATTGGAGGTTGCCGAAAGCGGCGTGGCGATTTGGGGCCCGAAAATGGTTAGCTTTTGTTGATAACCGGATGTCGCGGAAGCTTGGAAATAGACCGGAACGCTCGCAATGTCATTCGGCCAGTTGGGTGTGACGACCACACGCTTGGAGAGCAGAAAAGCATTCGAGTCGTTACATCCGGCGACTGTGGCCTGCGATCCGTTGGCCGGCGGCGCAACGCACAACCCGTTTGAGTTGAGTTTTATGGTGCCGTCGCCATTGCCACTCCAAGTGAACAGTTGGTTCACGGATACACCCGTGCAGTCATAGACTTGAACTTTGTTGCCGTTCGATGGATGTGCCGTGTCCACATCCATACACATGTTCGTTCCATCCAGCCCCACGCGGCCGTCTGTTCTGGTGGTCCAAGTAGAGGCCCGGTCGTCGCATTGGGCGCCAACAACCTGATTACTATCATTTACGGAGAGACAGCTGTAGTTGCCGGCGGCATCCACATAAGCGGCCTGGCCGCTCGCCGCCTGTGCTGCGGCGGAGTAGAAAGGGGCCGACGCCAGGGCGAGACAGCATACGGCGGATTTAAAGTGCTTCTTCTTGTTCATGGTTATCCTTGATAAATGAATGGAACACGTGATTTGACGAAAAAACTCCAACACGATGTGTGATGTCTTTACTGTGTGGTGAGCTCCGTTATTGGTTGGTTAAAACAAAAAGATAGATCGACGTTCGAGTCATAAATCCGATAAATGATTGTGCATTGTCAGATATTTTGTATTATTTAATTTTTATCATTTTTTTAGATTTTTGTTTTGTTTTACCGCGCAAGGACGTTCCGTAATGTATTTTTTTGCATTGATTTGAGATTTAATTTCCCGCAATTATTCAGAGACTCCGGCCCGATCAGGGTTGCGAATAAGTCGAGAATATTTTTAGGCTCGTACAATTTTTCTATTGTTCGCATATTTATGTAAGCGAGAGAGCGGCGTTTTCGCTGCAAGTGACGGCGGTAGTCGCCCGGGTGGACGAAAGCCCAAGGTGGCGTCTGTGGGGCGTGGGGGAGATTTCCCCTGTTTGGGTACGGTTGCACGTCCGTTTGGTAGTCCGTCATGCGGTTGTTCGATTTTTTGTTTACGGTTTAGTGTGGGTAAACGCACTTCGGGTTAGACGGCAGGGGATAGATTTTCTTAAGTAGACGACGTTGGAAGGATCGCAGCGCGGGCAGACACGACGATCACGGCTTGTACACGGCAGCGGGCATTTGGTTTGCAGCGCAGTAAATTGGTTTACGATTAGGCGGGATGTATCTTCCGCGGGGCGCTGATGATTGTTCGCGCGGCTGCATCATGGCGGGCCGCTCCGCTTCGCTCCCGGATGGAGTCCGACAAATTGTCGATTTCCTGGGGTTTTGCGCATTATTTGTGGGTCACTGCGGACAGCCCAGGCGGACTTGGGCTCGGTGACCTAGCATCTTATAAATGCGTTGCGCAATGTCATGCTTGGTTACGCGCGTTGCCGTGGTGCTAAACGCGTTCGAAATGAGGCGCTTCCACAGAGGATTTGCGCCGGGGGATGCCGATGATCGAGATGATAGAGACCGATATCGAAAACGCTGTTGCCTTTCGTATCTCTGGAAAAATCACGCGAAGCGACATGGAACGGGTACTAGCCGACGCAAGAGAAAAGATCGGACGCTATGGAAATATCGTCATCCTGGAACAGATCGACTCCTGGAAGGGCGTTGAAATCGCTGCGCTCGTGGAGGAGTTCAAGTATCTCTACGAGGTGGGATTCTCCAACGTAAGTAAGGCCGCTGTGGTCACGGACAAAACGTGGATCGATCGAATCGTCAGCATCGAAGACAAGATCTTCAGAAGCATTGAAATGAAATGTTTCCCCCTTGCGGACTACGATCTGGCCATTGAATTTCTCCAGGGCCCATGAAGCGAGGGATGCCCGCCTAGACACCATCGGGGCATTTCATGCGGCCCACGGGTGTTTCGCGCAAGAGATCGCCGGGGGCTCCCCGTAACCCATTTGTCGGATCGGTTGGTTATCTTCGAACAGATTCCTTTTAGCCTGGGGTAGGTTGATTATGACGCTGAATACGCAGCAAAAGGCTCTCTGCCAAGGCCATTCGTTCGATTTTTCCGGTTTGTCGGCGTTGTTCGTCAACTGCACACTGAAGCCGAGCGGGCAGGTCTCTCATACAGAAAAGCTTTTGGAGGTTCCGAAAGCAATCATGGAGGCCAACGGCGTCGGGGTGAAAATGATCCGGGCGGTGGACTATGAATTACCGCCCGGCGTGTACCCCGACATGCGCGAGCATGGCTTCGAGCGCGATGATTGGCCCACGCTGTGCCGGGATGTGATGAAGGCCGACATTCTCCTTGTCGGCACACCCATCTGGTTGGGTGAGGAAAGCTCCGTTTGCCGCCGGCTGATCGAGCGATTGTATGGCGAATCCGGCAAGCTCAATGAGCACGGGCAGTATGTCTATTACGGCCGGGTCGGGGGGTGTGTTGTCACCGGAAACGAGGATGGCGTGAAACACAGCGCAATGACCGTTCTCTACGCGTTGCAGCATCTCGGATACACCATCCCACCCCAGGCCGACGCCGGGTGGATCGGCGAAGTCGGGCCCGGTCCCTCTTACGGCGATGACGACTCCGGCGGGCCGGAAAACGATTTTACCCAGCGTAACACCACGTTTATGGCCTGGAATCTCATGCACATGGCCCGGCTGCTGAAAGCGGCGGGTGGCATACCGGCTCACGGAAATCAGCGGAAGCTTTGGGATGCCGGATGCCACTTCGATCACCCCAACCCGGACTATCGATAGCGGGCCCGACGCACCCGCTGTTGTTTCTGTCGCGACAAAATAAAAGCCCCACCGAGTCAGTCTCGGTGGGGCTGTTTCGATGAGCCGCTTCAGGTTCAGTTGAGGCGGATGACCCGCTGTGGGTTGGCCGCATCGTCCATGATGCTCACTGTGCCGCCGAGTACATCGGTGATGTAATCCTCCAGGATGGCCTGTTCGCCCACGGTCGTCGCACCCACCACGGTGGCGGCCGCGAAGGCCGCATAGCCGTCGCCACCGGTCGCGGTAAAGCTGTTGGTGGCGAGAATAAAGGTATCTGCGAGCGCGGCTGCATCGGCCACGCCGTCTACCACCAAATTCACCACGGTCGAGTCGCTCTTGGTGATGGTTAGATTGCGCACGCGGGATGGCGTCGTCACCGTGGTGGCGCCCTCGATAGCGGCAAAAGTGGTGTCGAACTCCAGCAGCATGCCAGCAATTTGGGGGAATCGCCCGTCGGTAAACTCCGCTCGGCTGACGGAATTTTCCATGGCCGCCAACAATTGATCGCCGGTCATTTCAAGCACGGTCAGGGTGTTATCGAACGCCAGAGCCGCCTGAATGGCCAAGCGAATGATGGTGGGCCCCTGAATCGTGTCACGAATGCCGCCGCCGTTCTTGAGTGCGACGTCAACCGTGGGGAAACCGTTTTCCTGGGCACCCCAAATCGTGGAATCCGCGGCCAGATTGCCCAAGTTGGTTTCACGACTGCGCACATCCGCCCGCAGACCATTGAGCGGGTAATCGGTGGCACCCACGACAAAAAACGCGTCCTGGATGAGGGTCGTGTTCTTGAGCGCCGCGTAGGTTTCAGACACCTTCGTGTTCGGACCGAGGCCGGTGGTGCTCAGCTCCGTTTCCAGGGCGGCGATGGCCTCTGCCGTGGTTGCGACCGGCCCGCTCCGGTAGTCGAACTTCTTGATGTGGCCGTTGAGATCGAAAGTCACAATCAAGTTACCCACGTAGCGGTATTGCTGGTCACTGTTAATCACCAGAACGGTCTCACCCTCGTTATCCACCCGCACGGTGGGGTAATCCGCCTCCGCGGTGTCTTCAGGGCGCAACAGGTTGAACGGACCGTCGGCCACAGGCTGCGCCATGAAGCCCGTCGAGCCCGCAGCTACGATAATGTCGATGCCGCGCAGGCTGCCCGTCGACAGGGGATCGGCAGTGAAGTCCTGGGCGTGGTCGAGCAGAATGATGCGCTTAATACCTCGTTGCTCCAGCGCTTCGACTTGTTCCAGCACCTGGCTGACGGCGGATACCAGCGGTTGGTTCGTATCCGGGTCGCGGCCACCGACGAAATCCAGACCCGGGATGGTGGTTTCCGGGTCTTCGATCACGTTAAAGAAGTCGGCCGGGGCACGGCCGATCAGACCGATCGGACGGCCGCCACGAATCAGCCAGCAGCTTTTAACCACTTTGCCACGGTTGCGGAAACAACTGGCCGCATCCTCACCGATTTGAATGGCGGGCGTGCTCGCGGCCAACTCGACTTCACTGAAGTCCAGATTGGCGGCGATAAAGGGGTAGTCCGCGGTGTTGAGCAGTTGGGCAAAATCGTTAATGCCGCCGTCAAATTCATGATTGCCCATGCCGTTGGCCGCCAAGTTCATGGCGTTGAACATCATGATGTCACCCAGGCCCGGCTGGCCGAAGGCTTCTTCGGAGGCTTGGTAAAACGGGCCGGGAATCGTGTGATCACCGGCCGTTAAGTGGATCGATGCCGTGCATTGTTCGCGGGCAAGTTGTTCAAGTCCGTCGACCACCGTGGAGTAGTTGAGAATTTTCTCTTCCAAGGTGTTCGGATCCTGAAAGGACGATTCGTTGTCCGAGCTGTGGATAATCTGCAGGGTCGTCAGATAGTTGCGGACACACTTGAGCTTGCGCAGCGTTTGTTGGATGTCCTCGGGTTTGGTCAACTGAGCGCCGAGTTCGGCGTCATTGTTGTCGTCGGCGAAGCTGGGCGCCGAGACCATCAGCGCTGCGGCGATGGCGCCACAAATCATCAGGCCACGTCTCATCGTGTTCTCCCCAAGGTGGTCGAGTTGGCTAAATAGGGGGAATTTAGGCGAGCGGTTTTGCATGTCCGTGACCGAGCGGTGAACGTTCGCTTACGGAAACACGATCGGCGAGNNNNNNNNNNNNNNNNNNNNNNNNNNNNNNNNNNNNNNNNNNNNNNNNNNNNNNNNNNNNNNNNNNNNNNNNNNNNNNNNNNNNNNNNNNNNNNNNNNNNGTTTTTCAGCAGGTGGGGTCGTTGTCTGAGGCGGTGCAAGCCATTGCGGTCGGGGTTGATGCGCTCATTGTCCAGGGAATCGAGGCCGGCGGGCATATCCGTGGGCATCAACGCCTTGAGGAACTGCTCATCGACGTCGCGGAGCCAACCACCGATGTGCCTGTCTTCGCCGCCGGAGGAATATATTCCGCTGAAGATGTTCGGCGTGTCGTGAGTCTTGGGGCCTGTGGCGTCTCGACGGGGACACGCTTTGTGCTTGCGGACGAAAGTGGCGCACATGCGGCTTACAAGGCGCGCTTGATTCAAGCCAGCGAGACGGTTGTGACGACATTGTTCGGGCTGGGGTGGGCGACACCGCACCGCGTGGCCGTCAATGCGGCGACCAAGCGATGGTGTCGAGCCGACGGTTCGGTGGCGTCCTGGTTGCAAGGGTTCAATACGGCATTCAGCTTCACGCGAAAAATATTGCCGCTTAAACCGGACCCGGCGAAGCGGCAGCGGGCGGCGATACCTGTTTTTTCCAATGCGGTGGTGGATGAAAGCTTGCCGGGTTCCCTGGTCGATGCGGCTGCGCTGTATGCGGGGGAAAAGATCGGGCAGCTGGATTCCATCCTCACGGCCGAACAGATTGTCCTTGAGTTGGCCGCTGGTTTCTCGGGCGAGCGTTCCGCGTAGCTTGGCCCTTGAGTGAGGCTTGTCTCAAGATGCCTTTCCGTTCCAGTAGGGTGAACGCGCAGTGGCTATTGAGAGTCTTTGGAATCGCCCGTCATTAACGAAAACATCGTTGCAGGTGGTGCGCCGCCGGGGAGATGTGCCGATAAAAACGATTCTTTCAGGCGATGGTGCGTAAAAGAATGGCAAATAATGACAGTCAGGCCGGACCGATAGAAGCACGAGTGATCGGGCTTTTGGCCTCGCTGATATTTTCAATTCCTACCGCTGTTCTGCTCTGGGTCGGGGTTAACAAAGAACTGGCACATTGGGGCGGTTTTCTCGGCAGTTCTTATCTTCTGGGCTGCATGGTGGCCTTTGCCGTGTTGGCGCTGTTGCTGCCGCGACTCTTTCCGGCCATTCTCGGTGGCGTTTGGCGATGGATGATGAAGATCGAGCGGTATTGGGGGTGGTGAGCGGAGGCGGGCGCGGCAGGCAGAAAAAACCTGCCAGCCGCACCCGATTCCCGGAGTCTTTGGATTAACCACTCTTTTTGGGTTGCTCAACGGCTACGCCCAAACGCTTCAATGTGGCGCGAGCCTCGTCACCCGCCGGGCTTTCGGATTGGGCCGCGAGCTTAAGGTTCTCGATTGCCTTGTCGCGTGTGCCCTGTTTCAACAGGATCTGACCGATTCCATTGTGGGCGGTGGCGGTGGGCAGAAGTTCGACGCTTTGCTCCAGATAGCCCAGAGCTTTGTCATCCTGGCCCAGTTGCCGGGCCGATTCTCCGGCGCCGACCAGGGATTGGTAATACCCGTCGTATAGCGCCAGCGCTTTCTCGTAGTTTTTCAATGCCTCCTGCCAATTGGACTGCTGCAGGTGAACAAAGCCGATCAGTCCATGGAACAGATGCTCTTTGGGCTGTAACTGGACGGCTTCTTGCGCTTTGGCCAGGGCCGTTGTCGTATCTTCGTCTTGCACCAGTGCTTTCACGCCTTCGTCGTAAGCGGCATACGCCGGTTGATCTTTGATGATTTGGGCGATCTGCTCGCGGTAGGCGGACTCTTCGACTTTTCCGCCCTGTTTCAATTCCTTGGCGTGCTGTGTGTTGGCATCGACACGTTTTTGAGACGGCGGATGGGAGGCGAACAAGCCCTGCAGCCAATTGCTCTCTCGCCCCTCCGAAAGACGTACGAAAGTCTCTTGCAGCGTGACGGCCGCGTGGGGGTCGTAACTGACTTTGTCCATGTACTGCATGCCGTAGTAGTCCGCTTCCAGTTCGGCTTCTCGACTGTAACGCTGGCCCAGGAAGGCAGCCGCAACGGATGCTCCCCCAACCCACAAAGGCGCATACCGACCCTCGCCACTGGAGGCTGCGACAGCGATCAGGGCGACGCCGGCTTGCAGGACCATGGCCCGTTCCATGGCTTTGGCGCTGTGACGAGCCGCGGCATGGGTGATTTCGTGACCAATCACCGCAGCAAGCTCCGCTTCGTTTTCGAGCTCAACCATCAGTCCCCGGTTAATCGCGATCTTACCCCCTGGCATGGCCCAGGCGTTGGGCACGGAATTGTTCAGAACCACAAATTCGTAGGGCAGTTCCCGTTCGCTATGGACCGCGAGTTGTTGACCGATACCATTGACATAGGCCGTGACCTCCGGGTCGACTGTGTAGAGACCACCCTGCATTTGTTGCGCCGGCACGTAGTTCTGTTGGCCGATCAGGATTTCCTGTTCCGTCGAAATGATGTTGAACTCGCGTTCGCCGGTGACCGGGTTGACAGCGCACCCTGTCAGACCGACGAAAACGACCAGAATAAATGCACGGACGACATGAGCCATTGAGATCTCCATCGAACTGTTTGTTAGCTGCCTATGTCAACGATAGGTGTTTTAGGATACAGTTTTTTTCTTGTACAATACTGATACAACATTATCGGCCAGATAATTTTTAGAGCCGTTGCATTACAACCGAGAGGGCTTGGTTTCATGTTATTACCAGACCATTACTTTAAACGCTCGGTTCCGGCCGCATGGATGCTGGGGTTTTTTTTGACCTTCAGTTCGCCCGCATTTGCGGTCGATCTGATTCCCTTACCGGAACCGGTTTTGCAAGTGGTCCCGAAGCTTGAACTTCGGGGTGCGTCGCGTTTCAAAAAATACTTCTTTCACGTTTACGATGCACGGTTATGGACCGTTGACCGGTCCGACTGGCGCATAGATCAACCCTATGCCTTGGATTTATCCTACGAATTCGACTTCGCAGCTTCCGCTTTGGCGGACCGATCGGTGGTCGAGATGGAACAAATCGGAGAGGCTTCCGCCGCGGAGCGTTTGAAGTGGCGCCAAGAGATGCTCCGGGCATTCCCCGATGTGAAGGCGGGCGATCGGCTCGTCGGTTTGTATATCCCGGGGGAGGGCACGAGGTTTTTTCTCAATGGCGAGCTCTATTCGGAAGTGTCGGATCCGGCGTTTGCAGAAGATTTCTTCGGTATCTGGTTGGATCCGCGCACCAGTGAGCCTGATCTCCGTCGCGATCTGTTGGCTCAGCAATAGCGCAGGCGAGGCGTTGGGATGGCGTTTTTCTCTCAAGGTTTGATTGTCTGATGAATACAGACGCGCCGGACCGTATTCGACTCGACAAATGGTTGTGGGCGGCACGTTTTTTCAAAACCCGTGCCGTGGCAACCGATGCCGTGAAAGGCGGCAAAGTCCACGTCAACGACCAGCGGGTTAAGCCCAGCCATCCCATCAAAGTGGATGATCGGCTCGTCATCACCAAAGGCGCGCTCATCTTTGAGGTCTGTGTGCGGGGGCTGACGGATCGACGAGGACCGGCGAAGCAAGCCGCATTGCTCTACGAGGAAACGCCTATGAGCATCCGTCGCCGAGAGGAAGCGGCTGCGGTATCGCGTGCTGAACGTGTCTCTCGGCCACTACCGCCCAACGGGCGTCCGGATAAGCGGGCTCGGCGTCACCTGATCCGGCTGAAATCGGATCAATAGTTCTCACGTCATCGTTTTCTGCCACTATTACTGTATGAACGGCGTACGGGCGAATTTTTTATTGATTTCATGCGGCTGCGAGGCGAGCGTGAAGCCCGCGCGGTATTTTGGAAGGCCAAAGTGTGACGGATAAACCCAGACCTCAAACGCCCTTGTTAACGGTGGATGTCATTATCGAGATGGGTGAGCCGGATGTCTCCGGGGTCATCCTCATTGAGAGAAAATATCCGCCCTCAGGTTGGGCTTTGCCCGGTGGGTTCGTGGACGTAGGTGAGTCCGTTACGGCGGCCGCACGTCGTGAAGCGGCCGAAGAAACCGGGCTTGAGGTGGAGCTTGCCGCGCTGCTCGGATGCTACTCAGATCCCCGTCGTGACCCGCGTG includes:
- a CDS encoding S4 domain-containing protein, encoding MNTDAPDRIRLDKWLWAARFFKTRAVATDAVKGGKVHVNDQRVKPSHPIKVDDRLVITKGALIFEVCVRGLTDRRGPAKQAALLYEETPMSIRRREEAAAVSRAERVSRPLPPNGRPDKRARRHLIRLKSDQ
- a CDS encoding NUDIX domain-containing protein, whose amino-acid sequence is MGEPDVSGVILIERKYPPSGWALPGGFVDVGESVTAAARREAAEETGLEVELAALLGCYSDPRRDPRGHTASVVYVARGRGELQAGDDAGDARVFALDSLPVLAFDHPLILSDYVQYYRRGRPVPLR